The Nitrospiraceae bacterium genome has a window encoding:
- a CDS encoding cytochrome c: MILRNLRSSRWVGPMALGFCLMLSGLAACDSGATNPGSPQASNSGIPAEFQPGEAKFNANCAACHGARGVGTSQGPPLVHKIYEPNHHADVAFQRAAANGVRAHHWEFGNMPKIESVSSEDVDQIIRYVRWLQKQAGIF, from the coding sequence ATGATCCTGCGAAATTTGCGTTCGTCCCGTTGGGTGGGACCGATGGCCCTTGGGTTCTGCCTGATGCTGAGCGGGCTGGCCGCCTGCGACTCCGGCGCAACGAATCCCGGGTCCCCCCAAGCGTCGAACTCGGGGATACCGGCTGAGTTCCAGCCCGGTGAGGCAAAGTTCAATGCCAACTGCGCCGCTTGCCATGGCGCGCGGGGGGTCGGTACCAGCCAGGGGCCACCGTTGGTTCACAAGATCTACGAGCCGAATCACCATGCCGACGTAGCCTTTCAACGCGCCGCTGCCAATGGAGTCCGGGCGCACCACTGGGAATTCGGAAACATGCCGAAGATCGAGTCGGTGTCGTCGGAGGACGTCGATCAGATCATCCGCTATGTGCGCTGGTTGCAGAAGCAGGCCGGCATCTTCTAA
- the queC gene encoding 7-cyano-7-deazaguanine synthase QueC, producing the protein MIAASAKAVILLSGGLDSAVTAAVAKSEGHDLYCLTVLYGQRHQVEVERAKAVAGALGAKGHVLLDLDLRAIGGSALTGDQAVPKDRSEQERAGDIPVTYVPARNTIFLSLALAYAEVVHAGAIYFGANVVDYSGYPDCRPEFIAAFETMARLGTKRGAAGQVIEVRAPLLTSSKADIIRKGLALSVPFELTHSCYDPDAQGIACGRCDSCQIRREGFRQAGLEDPVRYAIP; encoded by the coding sequence ATGATCGCTGCTTCAGCGAAGGCCGTCATTCTCCTCAGCGGGGGGCTGGATTCTGCCGTGACGGCTGCCGTGGCCAAGAGCGAAGGGCATGATCTGTATTGCCTCACCGTGCTCTATGGACAACGCCATCAGGTGGAGGTAGAGCGGGCGAAGGCAGTGGCAGGGGCGTTGGGGGCCAAGGGGCATGTGCTGCTGGATCTCGACCTGCGGGCGATCGGGGGCTCAGCCCTCACCGGCGACCAGGCCGTGCCAAAAGACCGAAGCGAGCAGGAGCGAGCCGGCGACATTCCCGTAACCTACGTTCCGGCGCGAAATACCATCTTTCTATCGCTTGCCTTGGCCTACGCGGAAGTGGTTCATGCCGGTGCGATCTATTTCGGCGCCAACGTGGTGGATTATTCCGGCTATCCCGACTGCCGTCCCGAATTCATCGCGGCGTTCGAGACCATGGCAAGGCTTGGGACCAAGCGGGGAGCGGCCGGCCAGGTCATTGAGGTGCGGGCGCCGCTGCTGACGTCCTCGAAGGCCGACATCATTCGGAAGGGATTGGCTCTCTCAGTTCCGTTCGAATTGACCCACAGTTGTTACGATCCTGATGCTCAGGGGATCGCCTGTGGCCGGTGCGATAGCTGCCAGATCCGTCGGGAAGGATTCCGCCAAGCAGGTCTTGAGGATCCGGTACGGTATGCGATACCTTAG
- a CDS encoding TraR/DksA family transcriptional regulator, with the protein MATKVQAKKKPSPTTTKAKPSAPPSAKPVVKPRTAEVSTVIEKDSDSVAARVVAALTAKETPKEREARERRRDMLQQMLIRKRQEILKEIEGNLGQSLTEDQQRRLESARDVGDQALMDLERELGISLMEMRNRKRQSIDEALTRLTEGTYGICAECGIEISEKRLEAVPFAKLCVQCQSQLELLEKIEKEEERD; encoded by the coding sequence ATGGCGACGAAAGTCCAAGCGAAGAAGAAACCGTCCCCCACCACTACAAAGGCAAAACCTTCCGCGCCGCCGTCGGCCAAGCCGGTCGTGAAGCCGCGGACGGCTGAGGTTAGTACTGTGATTGAGAAAGATAGCGATAGCGTTGCCGCCCGCGTGGTGGCTGCGCTGACGGCGAAGGAAACACCGAAAGAGCGGGAAGCCCGCGAGCGTCGTCGCGATATGTTGCAGCAGATGCTCATTCGCAAGCGCCAGGAAATCCTCAAGGAGATCGAGGGAAACCTCGGTCAGTCCCTGACGGAAGATCAGCAACGGCGTTTGGAGTCCGCGCGTGACGTCGGAGACCAGGCCTTGATGGACTTGGAGCGTGAGCTCGGCATTTCGCTCATGGAAATGCGGAACCGCAAGCGCCAGTCCATCGATGAGGCATTGACTCGGCTCACCGAAGGCACTTATGGAATTTGCGCCGAGTGCGGCATTGAGATCAGCGAGAAGCGCCTCGAGGCAGTGCCGTTCGCCAAGCTCTGCGTGCAATGCCAGTCTCAGCTCGAGTTGCTGGAGAAGATCGAGAAGGAAGAGGAGCGCGACTAA
- a CDS encoding adenine phosphoribosyltransferase, which yields MNYKALIREVPDFPKPGILFYDITTLLKDARAFRTIADELTARYEGKGIAKVIGIESRGFILGGTLAARLGAGFVPVRKPGKLPADIYEVKYNLEYGSSALAIHRDAVSIGERVLIVDDLLATGGTAAATVHLIRQLGGEIAGLDFLVELKSLSGRERLAGQEVHSTIVYP from the coding sequence ATGAACTACAAGGCTCTCATCCGCGAAGTTCCGGACTTTCCTAAGCCCGGTATCCTCTTCTACGACATCACGACTCTGCTAAAGGACGCCCGCGCCTTTCGTACCATTGCCGACGAACTGACGGCTCGGTATGAGGGGAAGGGAATCGCGAAGGTCATCGGAATCGAATCCCGTGGATTCATTCTGGGCGGCACCTTGGCCGCGCGCCTTGGGGCGGGATTCGTGCCGGTCCGGAAGCCCGGGAAGTTGCCGGCCGATATCTACGAGGTGAAGTACAACCTCGAGTACGGCTCGAGCGCGCTCGCGATCCATCGGGACGCCGTGTCGATCGGTGAACGGGTTCTGATCGTGGACGATCTCCTGGCGACGGGGGGGACAGCGGCGGCGACGGTCCACTTGATTCGCCAACTCGGCGGTGAAATCGCGGGATTGGATTTTCTGGTCGAATTGAAAAGTCTCAGCGGGCGGGAACGCTTGGCAGGGCAGGAGGTCCATTCGACGATCGTCTATCCCTGA
- a CDS encoding sigma-70 family RNA polymerase sigma factor, giving the protein MARRATALSHDDDEVKASAALRRRRSARSDEDNEEATHGSEESQTEQRPAESERSEGLDTIKSYLREVRRSTLLTFKQEQQLGKRVMAGDEQARQQMIEANLRLVISIGKRYMNRGFPFADIVEEGNLGLIKAVEKFNYKRGFRFSTYASWWIRQFIERAIINQGKLVRLPVHVVERLNRYLGKVEQLVHELGREPRADEVAAKMKTSVEEVEDLKQLVRTTCSLDSPISDRQDTFLRDVIEDPLCLSPADTAEGVMRRAEMMAWVKELPEKERIVILARFGLDGAEARTLEEIGREMGLTRERVRQIETAALVRLRGIIERKTMKRGDLL; this is encoded by the coding sequence ATGGCACGACGCGCGACAGCTCTCAGCCACGATGACGACGAGGTCAAGGCTTCCGCCGCCCTGCGTCGCCGCCGCTCCGCCCGTTCGGACGAGGATAACGAGGAGGCGACTCACGGCTCCGAGGAGTCGCAGACGGAACAGCGGCCGGCCGAATCGGAACGATCGGAAGGCCTCGACACGATTAAAAGTTACCTGCGCGAGGTGCGCCGCTCCACCTTGTTGACCTTCAAGCAGGAGCAGCAGCTCGGGAAGCGCGTCATGGCAGGCGACGAGCAGGCGCGCCAGCAGATGATCGAAGCCAATCTGAGGCTGGTGATCAGCATCGGCAAGCGCTACATGAATCGGGGGTTCCCGTTTGCGGATATCGTAGAGGAAGGGAACCTCGGGCTGATCAAGGCCGTCGAGAAGTTCAATTACAAACGGGGTTTCCGTTTCAGCACCTATGCCTCCTGGTGGATCCGGCAGTTTATCGAGCGAGCTATCATCAACCAGGGGAAGCTGGTCCGTCTGCCGGTCCATGTCGTCGAACGTTTGAATCGGTATTTGGGCAAGGTCGAGCAGTTGGTGCACGAACTCGGCCGGGAACCTCGCGCCGATGAAGTCGCGGCGAAGATGAAGACGAGCGTTGAGGAAGTGGAAGATTTAAAGCAGTTGGTTCGCACCACCTGCTCACTCGACAGTCCCATCAGTGACCGACAGGATACCTTTCTGCGGGACGTGATCGAAGACCCGCTCTGTCTCTCTCCTGCCGATACGGCCGAGGGCGTCATGCGCCGGGCAGAGATGATGGCTTGGGTCAAAGAGCTGCCTGAAAAGGAACGGATCGTGATTCTGGCTCGGTTTGGACTTGACGGCGCGGAGGCTCGGACGTTAGAAGAGATCGGCCGCGAGATGGGTCTGACACGCGAACGAGTCCGTCAAATCGAGACGGCCGCGCTCGTCAGGCTGCGCGGGATCATCGAACGAAAGACCATGAAGCGGGGGGACCTCCTATGA
- a CDS encoding acylphosphatase, whose amino-acid sequence MPQSDSREHVYARVLVSGRVQGVGYRAFTQRVGTARRLAGGVRNLDTGQVELEVEGSRAVIEDLLAELRKGPVGSRVTQVQVEWSTAADRFTDFQIWY is encoded by the coding sequence ATGCCTCAGAGCGATTCCCGCGAACACGTGTATGCGAGGGTGTTGGTGAGCGGGAGGGTTCAGGGCGTTGGGTACCGGGCCTTCACGCAGCGAGTGGGGACGGCGCGACGGCTTGCGGGCGGCGTACGAAACCTCGATACCGGACAGGTTGAACTCGAAGTCGAAGGCAGTCGGGCGGTGATCGAGGATTTGCTTGCGGAATTGCGGAAGGGGCCGGTCGGGTCGCGTGTGACTCAGGTGCAGGTCGAGTGGAGTACGGCGGCCGATCGATTCACGGATTTTCAAATTTGGTATTGA
- the ald gene encoding alanine dehydrogenase: MRIGVPKEIKDHEYRVSVTPDGVRALRHAGHQVQVEASAGQGSGFSDDEYRQAGGQIAVSKEALFVESDLIVKVKEPQLPECSLFRPGQVLFTYLHLASLPELTKALMAASITGIAYETVEAADGSLPMLRPMSEIAGRLSVQVGARYLERAQGGRGVLLAGVPGVEPAKVVVVGAGVSGASAARIAVGMGAQVTVLDLNLDRLRALDDLYHGRIITRMSTHGAVEQAVMEADLVIGAVLVHGARAPKVVSRAAIGSMRPGSVVVDIAVDQGGCFETTRPTTHSDPVYVVDGVTHYCVANMPGSVPRTSTLALTNATLPYLLRLASDGVDRAIRSDRGLARGVNVMEGKITCQGVADAHGLRFTPVL; the protein is encoded by the coding sequence ATGCGTATCGGGGTACCGAAAGAAATTAAAGATCATGAGTATCGCGTCAGCGTGACCCCCGATGGAGTTCGCGCCTTGCGGCATGCCGGCCATCAGGTGCAGGTCGAAGCCTCGGCGGGACAGGGCAGCGGCTTTTCTGACGACGAGTATCGCCAAGCCGGGGGCCAAATCGCCGTCTCCAAGGAGGCGTTGTTCGTTGAATCCGACCTCATCGTGAAGGTGAAAGAACCCCAGCTCCCTGAGTGCAGTCTCTTTCGCCCCGGACAGGTTCTCTTTACCTACCTCCATTTGGCTTCCCTGCCGGAATTGACCAAGGCGTTGATGGCAGCGAGCATCACAGGGATCGCCTATGAGACGGTGGAGGCGGCCGACGGCAGTTTGCCTATGTTGCGTCCCATGAGTGAAATTGCCGGGCGGCTCTCCGTGCAGGTGGGCGCACGCTATCTCGAACGGGCGCAAGGCGGCCGTGGCGTGCTGCTGGCCGGAGTCCCCGGGGTGGAACCGGCCAAGGTGGTGGTGGTGGGGGCCGGCGTATCCGGGGCTTCGGCGGCACGGATTGCCGTGGGGATGGGAGCGCAAGTGACGGTGTTGGATTTGAATCTCGATCGGCTGCGGGCGCTGGACGATCTCTACCATGGTAGGATCATCACCCGAATGTCGACCCATGGGGCCGTCGAGCAGGCGGTGATGGAGGCAGATCTCGTGATCGGCGCCGTGTTGGTGCATGGTGCGCGCGCACCGAAGGTGGTTAGCCGGGCGGCTATCGGGAGCATGCGGCCGGGCTCGGTCGTCGTGGATATCGCGGTCGATCAAGGCGGCTGTTTTGAGACGACCAGGCCGACGACCCATTCAGATCCCGTGTATGTCGTTGACGGGGTTACCCACTATTGCGTGGCCAATATGCCGGGGAGTGTCCCTCGTACCTCGACCCTCGCTTTGACGAATGCGACATTGCCGTACCTGCTGCGCCTGGCTTCCGACGGAGTCGATCGGGCCATTCGATCCGATCGCGGTTTGGCGCGCGGAGTGAACGTGATGGAGGGCAAAATTACCTGTCAGGGAGTGGCGGATGCGCATGGCTTGCGTTTTACCCCCGTCTTGTAA
- a CDS encoding (2Fe-2S) ferredoxin domain-containing protein, which translates to MTGYQRHIFVCTNKREPDDPRGSCSKLGSESLHARFKQEAKRLNLKGVVRANKAGCLDYCAQGPSVVIYPEGVWYRVSTEADVTEIMERHILKGEVVQRLLMPDQAPPALLSPLKR; encoded by the coding sequence ATGACCGGCTACCAACGTCATATTTTTGTCTGCACGAACAAGCGGGAGCCCGACGATCCTCGCGGCAGTTGCTCTAAGTTAGGCTCAGAATCGCTGCATGCCCGGTTCAAGCAGGAAGCGAAGCGTTTGAACCTCAAGGGAGTCGTACGGGCCAACAAAGCCGGATGCCTTGATTACTGCGCGCAGGGCCCCAGCGTGGTGATCTATCCGGAAGGGGTGTGGTACCGGGTGAGCACCGAGGCCGATGTGACCGAAATCATGGAGCGCCATATTCTCAAGGGCGAGGTCGTCCAACGCCTTCTGATGCCGGACCAGGCTCCACCCGCGTTGCTCTCCCCGCTGAAACGCTAA